The following is a genomic window from Labrus bergylta chromosome 2, fLabBer1.1, whole genome shotgun sequence.
TATCGTGTCATGGCAAAATATCGATATTTTAGatatgcttttttaatttttaactgcTTAAGGTGTTGCATTCATCATTTTTAACAAGTTGCAATGTTAAGAATCCATGAAAAAGTTTAAtcagactgaaatacaaataaaaagactgacgtgagatgaacagactgaGAATTACATCTTATTTGATAATCATAAAATTTGATTTAGTACCAGCTGGGATCTTTTAATACAGTGTATGGATCCTTTTGTTAATTCCTGACTCTTTAGTTTAACCCCTTGTCCCATCTggtaacatggaggaggcgtggtTTATGACCTAAACTGCAGGCAGTCAGTGAAGGAGCTCTAAATATTGtggcttcactcccaggcgGCTGTTGCTCTGTCCATTTCTCTCATCAAGCAAATATCTATTTTACGTGGATAGAGAGCTCCTACATAATAACATACAGAGTTAAAAACAACCTTCACAACAATTCCAGTAGGGATGTGCTTGAGAACAACACAGTTGCTGGTTTTGTTGGTTGCCTGTCCTCCAGGTCCAGATCCTCTCACAAACTGCTCCTCAAGCTCGTCCTCATTCAGGACAGGAAGGTGTATCAGGTCCTTTTTACCGGCGGCCAGAACACGCGGGAGCCCCGGAAATGAAGGGTGAGTGGGGGGACTCCTCCATATGACCCGACTGGACCACCTGTACACACAGCTGATGACCGGAGAGAGGCGTGACATCTCCCtgagcaggaaacacacaagacGTGTTGAATAAACATCATATGACGTCATGTGCCAGCTTTAATAAACATGAgttaaatatattatattatatatatgtataatatttacagtctatggttaaaaACCTCAATTCCTGTAAGTATGATTCCcacttcttttattttcacGGTCAAGAGTGTGCGCTCATGTTtgtgttcctcttcttcttctacgcTTCAGTCACCGTTCGACCAATCAACAGGCGTTATCTTCTTCTTCGTGGGCAAGATGAAATACAGTGCTGACCCTCTACCGCCACCGTCTGTCGACttgttggagaaaaaaaggaggaaaggagTTATTGAACTTTTGTGAGTAAACTCTAAtccaccagtgtgtgtgtgtgtgtgtgtgtgtgtgtgtgtgtgtgtgtgtgtgtgtgtgtgtgtgtgtgtgtgtgtgtgtgtgtgtgtgtgtgtgtgtgtggaggcaaacaaagacaacaaaccaaagag
Proteins encoded in this region:
- the mtrfr gene encoding mitochondrial translation release factor in rescue, with amino-acid sequence MSRLSPVISCVYRWSSRVIWRSPPTHPSFPGLPRVLAAGKKDLIHLPVLNEDELEEQFVRGSGPGGQATNKTSNCVVLKHIPTGIVVKCHQTRSVDTNRKRARDIMREKLDIRHKGELSEVLVKKKESEMRKQEKRRKVNENLERKRQFKEALATSSETGKDPV